CTTATCCATATGGGGTAAGCGTATGTAACGATGGTTCTAGCTTTTGGTTAGACGTGGCTGAACCACCAGCGAGTCCAACCGCCGAGATACCTCTCGGAGCAAAAACTATGGTGGTATTGAACAAACCAGAAGAAAAATTCACTGCAGAATTATCGCTCCACTATGGGTTTATTTCTGATGCAAGTTTCAACTGTACGACCAATACAATTTTTGTGCTTCACTATACAAATAAAAAATATTTACTTGCACAATTCGTTATTACAGAAGATTCAGTAGATCTAGTAGCAGAGCGAGAGGTAGAGCGCTCGTTTTATACTGAAATGCCGGGTGGAGATGTTTTGTTACCTAACGGATTTATGGTGGTAAATCGCGATGGAAGTTTCACCAAAATCCCGCATACATCAGACGAAGAAAATGAATATGATACTTTCGGCATAGACGGGCATACTGTACAAAAAGTTTATTTTGATGGTCGCTTTTTAAACGTTTCCCATCTTGCGTCTGGTCGTAACGCTGACACATACATTTCTTCTTTTACCCTAGATAATTTCAAGGTTCCGATATCTACTACGCATATTCCAGACTCTGCGTATAACAATAAATCGAAAGTATCGAATATAATCAATGGCCGCTCAGCGATGGCCGGAATAATTGCCTTAGATTAGAAACTCCCATAGAACACTTCCGTCAAGCGTGCTAGATAACCTGGCACGCTTGACTACGTATTAAGCAAAAATTTCCTTTTTCTCACACTCACACAATTATTAACCACGTGAGTTAATTCGCACTACACTGTTTTTCACGCACCACCGAAAGGAAAATTACTTATGGCCGGAGGCCTTGCCGCTTTGCTTGATGACGTTGCACTTATTGCCCGTACTGCGGCAGCAAGTGTAGATGATGTCGCCGCAGCTACCGCAAAAACCACTGCCAAGGCAGCTGGCGTAGTTATTGATGATGCTGCGGTAACACCACGTTTTGTTGAAGGTGTTACCCCAGCTCGCGAGCTTCCTATTATTTGGAAAATCACTAAAGGCTCGCTTTTTAATAAATTCATTATTATCTTGCCCATTATTTTACTGCTCAATACCCTAGCCCCCTGGCTGCTAACCCCCATACTTATGCTTGGTGGTGCTTACCTTTGTTTCGAAGGAACAGAAAAAGTATGGGAACTAGTCTCTGGCCACCAGGAAGAAAAAGAAGAAGCAGTTGGCCAACAAGACGAAAAAACTATTGTCCGCGGCGCAATTACCACTGATCTTATTCTTAGCGCTGAGATCATGGTGATCTCGCTCAATGAGGTTGCCGATCAACCCATTTGGTTTGAAGCCGGAGTGCTTCTTGCCGTGGGTCTAGCGGTAACCATTGGTGTTTATGGTGCAGTAGCACTACTAGTAAAGATGGATGATCTGGGCATGTCCTTAGCAACTAAGGACTCCACAGGCGCAAAGAAATTTGGTCGTACATTAGTAACCGCTATGCCAAAAATCTTGCATGCTATTTCGCTTGTCGGCATGTTCGCCATGCTCTGGGTAGGTGGACATATTCTGGTTCAGGGTCTTTATGACCTCAACTTATGGCAGTGGCCACATCACTTTATTCATGATATGACTCATCATGTGGAGCACCTTGGCAAGGCAATCACCTGGCTCGTTGAAACCTTCTTTTCCATGGTCTTTGGTCTCATTGTTGGTGGCATTATTGCCCTAATAATGCACTTTATTCCGCGGAAAAAGAGTGTTCAACATTAAC
This DNA window, taken from Corynebacterium kutscheri, encodes the following:
- a CDS encoding DUF808 domain-containing protein, yielding MAGGLAALLDDVALIARTAAASVDDVAAATAKTTAKAAGVVIDDAAVTPRFVEGVTPARELPIIWKITKGSLFNKFIIILPIILLLNTLAPWLLTPILMLGGAYLCFEGTEKVWELVSGHQEEKEEAVGQQDEKTIVRGAITTDLILSAEIMVISLNEVADQPIWFEAGVLLAVGLAVTIGVYGAVALLVKMDDLGMSLATKDSTGAKKFGRTLVTAMPKILHAISLVGMFAMLWVGGHILVQGLYDLNLWQWPHHFIHDMTHHVEHLGKAITWLVETFFSMVFGLIVGGIIALIMHFIPRKKSVQH